From the genome of Haloarcula taiwanensis:
ACTCGCCGGTGTCAGGCAGCTACAAGACCATCCTGCTGGACAACGCCGAGGGGATGCGCGAGGACTTCCAGCAGGCGCTGCGCCGAGTGATGGAGCAGTACTACGAGGCGACGCAGTTCGTCATTGCGACGCGCCAGCCCTCTGCTGTTATTCCGCCGATCCGCTCGCGGTGTTTCCCGGTCGTGATGCGCGAGCCGACCCACGAGGAGACGGTGTCGGTACTTGAGGACATCGTCACCGCGGAGGAGGTCGACCACGACGACGACGGCATCGAGTACGTCGCCGGCTACGCGGAGGGGGACCTCCGGACGGCCGTGCTGGCCGCTCAGACGACCGCCGAGGCGGAGGGCGAAGTGACGATGGACGCCGCCTTCGAGACGCTGAACGCCGTCGAGGCCGATGACCAGGTCGAGCAGATGGTCAAGGCGGCCGAGGACGGGCGCTTTACCGACGCGCGGTCGACGCTGGACGACCTGCTCGTCGATGAAGGGTACGGCGCGTCCGATATCCTCGACGACATGCTGGACGTGGCCCGGTCGCGCTACTCCGGGGACCGACTCGCGAAGGTCCACCGACTGGCCGGCGAGACAGATATGGCACTCGTCGATGCGGCGAACGAGCGAATTCACCTCTCACATCTCCTCGCACAGCTTGGCGAGCGATGAGGGATGTGGTCCGGCCGCTATCGCTCTGGAAGCGCTGTACCGGACACAGCTAGCCGGTATAACACGTTCCTGCCCCACCGCTGAACCGGGCCACGGCGCGGTGACACGGAATCGCGGACGGAGACGGCGTCAACCGCTTCGAAATCCTTTTACGCGCTTCGGCGGGTAGATACGGACAACGAACCATGGATATCGACATCATCGAAGAAGACGAGAATCCCATGTTGCACCGCACGGACGTCCGGTTCGAGGTCGTCCACGACGAAGCCACCCCCTCCCGTCTCTCTGTCCGCGACTCTCTTGCGGCCACGCTGAACAAGGACGCCGAGGAAGTCGTCATCCACAAGCTCGACACCAAGTTCGGCATGCGGAAGACGGTCGGCTACGCGAAGGTCTACGAC
Proteins encoded in this window:
- a CDS encoding replication factor C small subunit 2 (Part of the RFC clamp loader complex which loads the PCNA sliding clamp onto DNA; in Methanosarcina and Methanococcoides the RFC clamp loader is made up of two similar small subunits and one large subunit; a mutation in small subunit 1 eliminates the clamp loading activity), which encodes MDAPLWTETHAPELSDIRQPKAREHLQGAIEEPMNLLVHGPKGSGKTAAVRAFAREVHENPDADFTELNMADVFGMTKKEVANDPRFASFIDSKRRRESSKADLINHVLKESASYSPVSGSYKTILLDNAEGMREDFQQALRRVMEQYYEATQFVIATRQPSAVIPPIRSRCFPVVMREPTHEETVSVLEDIVTAEEVDHDDDGIEYVAGYAEGDLRTAVLAAQTTAEAEGEVTMDAAFETLNAVEADDQVEQMVKAAEDGRFTDARSTLDDLLVDEGYGASDILDDMLDVARSRYSGDRLAKVHRLAGETDMALVDAANERIHLSHLLAQLGER
- the rps24e gene encoding 30S ribosomal protein S24e, whose amino-acid sequence is MDIDIIEEDENPMLHRTDVRFEVVHDEATPSRLSVRDSLAATLNKDAEEVVIHKLDTKFGMRKTVGYAKVYDSPEYARDVEQDHMLERNKIVADGEEEAEEA